From the Desulfovibrio sp. Huiquan2017 genome, the window CCGGGCAAAGCCTGGCCGAAAGGACGGGAGAGGGGACAGACCCGCTGTTACTGTTGAGCGACCGGGAACGGGTCATATTCTCGGCCGTGGGCCGTGGAGCCTCCAATGCGGAGATCGCCGATCAACTCGGCATCAGCCCCCGCACCGTGGAAACGTATCTTGCGAGAATGGTCAGGAAGCTGGAGTTGGAGAACGTGCGCGCCCTGCGAAAATTCGTCATGTCGGGGAAACGGTAAGCGGGACCGCCACCCATCAGTCGTCCAGCCGCACCTCGGACAGCAACTCCGGCCATGCCTCGGCCCAGGCCGCGCCCCCGTGACCCAAGCCCGGGACCACCCGGACCTTCACCGGCGCGCCCGGTCCCAGCCGCGAGACGAAGGCCTCCGCGACCTGCCGGGTGACGTTCGCATCCGCTCCGCCCAGGAAATGCACCTGCGGCAGGGACGCAAGCCGTGCGGCATGATCCGCCGGATTGAGCGAGCCATAAAGTGGCGTGACCCCGTGCATGGCTGTCCACACGGCATGATCGAGGTTACCGCAGACAGTGACCAGCGCCGCGACATCCGCTCGCCGCTCGGCCAACAGGGCGGCCACAGCCCCGCCTCCGGAAAATCCGATCAACACTACGCGTTGCGCCCCGGCCGAGGACTTGGCCGCGTCCACGAGCCCGTTTTCCGTCCGCAACACGGCTTCGGAAAAACGCCCGGTGGTCCAGCATTCCTTGGTGCAGGCATCCCCGGACACATACTGGCAGGGGCGGCCAAGATAGGCCACGGCGGACGCAGCGTCCCTGCGGGCCAGGAGCAGCGCCGTGGGCGTGAGGGGCGTGGGGTCAAGGGAAGGGCTGGTGGGCGTGGAATAGGCCACGCCGTCGCCTTCAATGTAGATATGGAGGACATCGGCCTGTCCCCGCACCCAACCGACAGCGGGAAGCGGCGCGGCGGAATCCAGGCGGCTCCACACCGTATCCGACGCCATGGACGCGACCACATTGCCGCGTACGCACCCGGTCAGGGCCAATAAGAGAAAGAGTCCGCAAAGGATTTTCATGACGGCAGGCTTCATGGGAATCCACCTTCTGCAATCAAAAGCACCGGCGTCAAGGTCTTTCATCCTTCCGATGTCGGCCGCTTCCATGCCGCCATACTTGGACTTCCATTTGTAATACATGGCACTGTTCACGCCATACTCCCGGCATACGCCCTTGACCGCCCGTCCACCTTCCACCCACCTTCCACGGATTTCAGAATCCGGACGATCTGGTGTTCAGTAAATCTCGATTTGCGCATATGAAGCTCCTAGTCCCAATTGGGGGCGAAAGTCTCTACTTTGCAATGGAGCGATTTTACGGGGGCTTACACTCCGGCACAAAAATTAGATGACCACGACTCGATACATACACCGGTTAGGCATTACCAAGAACATTCTGGAAGACGTGTTCGGCTAACAGGCAACTAGCTCCGTAAGTGGACGTCTTCTGGCTTTCCCTTCGTCCATGCGTACTTGTTGAGAATGCTGGCCTGTACTATGTTCGGTCATCAAATCAGAAGGACGCCCCATGAGTGACAACGCCCCGGCCCCGCAATCTCAAATAGACATCTTTCCGGCCCCGGATGGAAACATCCGTGTCGAGGTTCGCTTCCTGGATGAAACGGCCTGGCTCAGCCAGAAGCTCATGGCTGAGCTTTTCCAGGTTTCGATTCCCACGATCAATGAGCATCTGAAGAACCTATTCGCAGACAGGGAGCTGGCTGAGGGGGCAGTTGTTAGGAATTTCCGAATAACTGCTTCGGACGGGAAAGAGTACCTGACCAAGCACTACAGCCTGGATGCCATCATCGCCGTGGGCTACCGCGTCCGTTCGTCCGTGGGCGTCCAATTTCGTCGATGGGCAACCGAACGATTGCGGGAGTACATGGTCAAGGGCTTTACCATGGACGACGAGCGGTTGAAGAATCCCGGCGGCTGGGATTACTTCGATGAACTGCTTGAACGCATCCGGACGATCCGGGCCTCGGAGAAGCGGTTCTACCAGAAGGTCAGGGACCTGTTTTCGCAGACCAGCGCCGACTATGACGGCAAGTCGGAAACCGCCCAGACCTTTTTCAAGACCATCCAGAACAAGATGCTCTTCGCCATTACCGGCCTGACCGCCGCCGAGATCGTGACGAATCGGGCCAACGCCACTCTGCCTAACATGGGCCTGACCAGCTTCAAGGGGGATGTGGTCCGCAAGGGTGATGTGGTGACTTCCAAGAACTACCTCCAACAAGATGAGCTCTCTAGACTGGACCGGTTAGTGACCATGTTCCTGGATCACGCCGAGGACCGCGCTGAAAAGCGGCAACGCATCACCATGCAGGAATGGGTTGAGATTACCGATAAATTCCTTGAGTTCAATGAATGGGAGGTGCTGTCCAACGCGGGCACGGTCTCTCATAAGCAGGCCGAAAAGCACGCCCATGGCGAGTACAAGGCGTTTGATGAGGCCCGCAGGCAACGGGAGTTGGAAGAGGCTGAAATCGAAGCCGAGCGGGATTTTGAGGAATTGGTGAAGGGGGTTGAACGGAAGGAGTTTAGGTAATCATGGTCATCCCTCTCAAAGTTTATCTCGACAGCTCAGACTATCGGGCATTTGTTTTAGGCTCAGAGAGTTCGCAGAGAGTTCTGAATTACCTTTTAGAGAAGAAGGAAGAGGGCCGTATTGTTATCCCCTTTTCATACCTAACGATCGTTGAGCTCTTACAGGATTATACCCCTCAATATTATCAAGACCGTGAGCAACGTGCAGATATGATTACAAAGCTGTGTGGCGCACACTGCTTCAAGTTCAGCTCTGATGATAAGGATGTTTGGGATGCCCCATATTCGTCTAGTGGTGAATGGATGCCTCTAACCATGGATGAAATGCTCGATCCTGAGAAAATGAATAGAACTATATTGAACATACTAGCCACAAGTGGTGTGCCAGCAGAAAACATACCAATATTGACGGATTCATTTCGTGAAAGAATAACTGCTGAAGTAAAGGAACAAATGTTTGCATTGCGGTCGCCTAGTCTGTTTTTTAGATACTACTTTGGTGCCATGGGCGGAAAAAACACACTTCAATCTAGCTTTCACGAGCTTTCGAGCAACCTGCACAAAATCCTTGAAGATTTGTATTCACAGGCTACATCTCAGGATTTGCAACCAGGCTCAATTCGACAAAGCACGCCAAGATTGCAAAAGATGTTTCCCGATTACTTCTTCAACATCTTCGAGGCCTTTATCCGTAAGAATTTCCGAGGGTGCCATTTCCAAAAATCAGATGGTGCTGATATTTTTCATGCGCTCTACCTTCCGCATAGTGACCTGTGGCGTACCGACGCACATTTTGCCAGCTTGCTAAAGGCGCAGAAGGTGCCGTTTCATGAGCGAATTGTTCCGAAGTTGAAAGACTTTCCAAAGCGTATTGAGGAACTGCTTGCTAAAGGGGGGTGAGGGCATTGAACTTGTTTTCAGGTTGTGGGGCGGGGGGGATTTGAACCCCCCGGGCGCCGGTCAATAGGATTAACGGTGCTCATCCAAGAAAACATGTGTTCCTCTCCCAGCTTGGAGGAACTCTCACCGTGACACCCCACAAGCGCCGTCCTACAAACCAGGCAAATCAGAATACCGATAGCTGCAACCATAATGATCTCCACGTTAATCACGAAAGTGATGTTGATAGTAAAGGTCACGATGATCCAAGCTGAGAAAGCCCATACTGATCCGAGAATCGCACCAACCCAATTGCTTAGTTGGTAACACATCATATCATTCTGGGAGAGGTTTGTCTTGCAGGCCGCAGTCGTCGGAATGAGACTGTCCCGAAGTTGGAGTGGTTTTCCGCCCCCAATTTATACGCAAACAAAAAACGGGCTACAGCGATTGCTGTAACCCGTTGATTTCTTATGGCGTCCCCAAGGGGGTTTGCCCTGTTGCCGGCGTGAGAGAACTGTCGCCCTGGATGGCAACCACGGCGTCGAACGGCTTCCTGCAAGGGGTTTGTGGTGTTCTGGAATGATTTTGTTCTATGTTTTGGGGTTTGACCGACACGTAATCGACACGTGTGGCTTTTCCAATCCAACATGATTTTGGTATAGAAATGTGTTTTTTTAGTCACTTGAGATAATTGAAAAATGGCACAAGGTGCTGAAAGCGTGGTTGGCTTTGCTGATTTATATTACCACTAGCTTTATGTAGTGAGCCAACTGAGTGGCGCAAGTTTATCGAGAGTGAAACGGCAATGCTCGGTTTGAAGCCATGAGGAGCCGCTTGCTGCTTCGTCCTTTTGTATCAAGTATAACAATGTAGATGTTCGATCATTTGTCTTCTGTCTATACATGAACACTTCTCTTGACACTAATAGTGATTCATACAATTTTTACGTGTCTGCTGACCTTCCAAGGGGTGGAACTTCAGCCGCACAAATATAGCCAAATCCGTCGCGAGGCGGAGACGGAAAGCCACGGGTCTCAAGAAGACAGCCGGGTTGCCAAAGGGGGGCCCCCTTTGTCCTTCCTCCTTATCCCTCTTGTTTTCCCTGTTGGGCTTTTCATGAGTTCAGGGCCTGCCCTGCTCAAGCTGGCGCATCAAGGGAGTGTTCATGGCTTTGGGGAAAGCCGGCGCTACAGGCGTGTCCTTTTTGCTTCTGCTGTTTGCGCTTTTGGGGACGGCTGCGGCCCGGTCCATTAATGACGTCGGGCAAGTTCAGGAGCGCATTATCCAGCGCGAGGAGGAGCGTCGCCGCGCGCGCCAGGAGCAACTCGAACGAAAAACCCAGCAGCCTCCGTCCGGAGTCGAGCTGCCACAACAACCTCCATCTAAACCAGCGGGGAGCGCAGTCTGTTTCGACGTCCAGTCCATCAATGTAACCGGCGTAACGTTGATCCCCGAAGGGACCATCGCAGGTCTGGTCAAAGGGTATGAAGGACGCTGCCTGAGCTTGGCGGATATCAACGATCTGCTCAAGGCCATCACCAACGAATACGTCGGTCGCGGTTACGTCACTTCCCGGGCCTATCTGCCGGAGCAGGACCTTTCGAGCGGCACCCTCGAGCTCAAGGTCATCGAAGGACGCATTGAAGACATCAGGCTGAACGACGGGAAAGGCGGGCACAGTCAGCTACTGGGGCCATTTTTGGGCCTTGTCGGCACGCCGCTCAATCTGCGAGACCTCGAACAGGGCCTGGATCAATTCAATCGACTGCCTTCCAACAACGCGACAATGAAGCTGAAGCCCGGCAGCAAGCAGGGGTTGAGCATCGTCGCCATTACGAACGATCCCCAAAAGCGCTGGCGCGTGTCGGTGGGTTGGGACAATTCCGGCCAGGATTCCACCGGCAAGAACCAATACTCCCTGCAATTCGACACGGATAATCTTTTCGGCGTGGGAGACCTGTTGTCCTTGAGCTATTCGGCCACCCCCATGCCTTGGGAGACGTCCGGGAAAGACAAGAACAGCCAAAGCCTTTCCGCCTACTGGGCTCTTCCGTTGGGGTATTGGACGGTCAGTCTTTCCGCCAGCAAATTCAATTATACCACGAAACTTCACGGCATGACCGACGAGTTTACCAATGATGGCGAAACCACATTTCAGTCATTGGGAATCGACCGCGTGATCCATCGCGATGCCGACAGCAAGACATCCTTGGGATTGGGCGTGGAGCACCGCGAAGTGGACAGCTGGATTGAAAATGTCCGCTTGGTGACCAGCAGTTACGAGACAACAGACCTGAGCCTTAATATCGGCCACAACCGCCGTTTGCTGGGCGGGTCATTGACGGCGGGGCTGGAATACCATTGGGGTTCTGATTTGTTGGGCTCTTCGAAAAGACTCCCCGGGGAAGGCGTACCCACCCCGAGATATAAAATGTGGGAAGGTAATCTGAGCTACTACCGCCCGTTTAATCTTGTCGGGCAATCCCTGATGTGGAGTTCGACCCTTCGCGCTCAGTACAGCCATGACACCCTGTACGGCGCCGATCAAATGTCCATCGGCAGCCGATATACGGTTCGTGGATTCTCCGAGGACAGCCTGAGCGGGGACAGCGGCGGGTACATTCGCAACGATCTCTCCTGGCGGCTACCCATCAAAAGCCCTTCTCCCGACATCCTTTCAGCCTTCGAACTGTTTGCGGGGTACGATTTCGGGATGATCCTTCGTGACAAGAAAGATCCTTACGAACGTGGACGCCTGCAAGGGGTGGCCCTGGGGTTGCGGACCTTGGGCCGAGTAAGTTCCAGCGTGACCTTGACCAAGGGTGTGGCCTCACCCGCTTTTCTTAAGAAAGAAGACACTGAAATCTATGGTTCCGTGACCGTGACGTTTTAGGGGATTGATATGAAAGCCGAGAGTGTTGCCCGTCAGTTGCTTTGTGTTGTCCTGTCGTGCGTGATTGTGTTTCAGCCTGGCTTTGTCGCCATGGCCGGAGACCGTCCCCTCGTGGTCGACCCGGCCGCTCCGGCCGGGAAGAGGCCGACCATGGGCCAAGCAGGAAACGGCGTGCCTATCGAACAGATCGCCACGCCCGGTCGTGGCGGAGTCTCGCACAACATGTTTTCTGAATTCAATGTGAACAAGCCTGGCCTGATCATCAACAACAGCAAGTCGTTGGCGAAATCCCAGCTGGGCGGGTTCATCTCGGGCAATCCCAATCTCAAGGGCGGAACCGCGCGGTTGATCCTGAACGAGGTGACCGGCGCCAATCGCTCCTATCTGGAAGGCCCTACGGAGCTGCACGGGGCGAAAGCCGATTACATCCTGGCGAATCCCAACGGCATCACCGTTAACGGAGGCAGTTTCATCCATTTCCCGAAAGTGACCCTGACCACGGGGGCCCCCCGTCTCGGGGCGGGCGGCCTGACTGGCATCGACGTCCGATCCGGGGATATCCTGATCGAGGGAGACGGCCTTGACGCCAGTGATGTGGACGCCTTTACGCTGTTTACGCGCGCAACCCGGATCAACGCGGATATCCATGCCCAGGCTCTGAACATCATTGCGGGGCGGAATTCCTACAATTCCTTGGACGGTTCTGTCACGCCGCTTGCGTCCAACGGTTCGGACGTCCCTTCGGTGGCCATCGATTCCCGTGCGTTGGGTGGCATGTATGCGGGACGTATCCTACTCCAAGGCACGGAGACCGGCGTCGGCGTCAATCTTGAGGGCGTAGTCCAGTCGGTGGATTCCTTCGAGTTGACTGCGGACGGGCAGATCCGTCTGAAAAACGAGGTCAAGGCCGGGGGAGATATCAATATCGCATCAGGCGGCGGCAGTGTAGCCATCGGGAATACGGTGTACGCCGGGGGCTCTGCCGCCGTGAGCGCTGCGGACGCCCTGGACATACATTCAAAACCTTCCGGTGACGCCGTTATGGTCGCGTCCGCCGGGGATCTTTCGTTGTCGGCCACCACCGTGGGCATCAAGGACGGCGAGGTTACCGCCGGCCTACAGACTGACGGGAGCGTTTCCGGAGGCGTTCTGTCCATGATCGGAGACGACCGGCTGAGCGTCAAGGATTCCCATCTAGTCTCGGGCGGCAGTCTGTCCATCGCATCGCCCGACATCTCCATCAACGGCGGCTCTCTTGCCGCCTCCGACACCATTGCGATCCAGGGCACCGACTCCGGCGACGTCACTCTGACCGGTGCGGCTGAAGTGGCCTCGCTCAATGTCTTGGATATCAAGGCGGGTTTCCTGGGAGCGTCGGATGGTCTGCTGAAGGCCAATGATCTGTCGATTTCGCTGACTGGCGATCTGGACTTGGGCGGCGGCACGTTGAAGTCCACCGGGGTGTTGATGGTGGAGGCCGATTCGCTGACAGCCGGAGCAGGGGCGTCGGTTACCAGTTTCGCAAACATGGTCCTGACGTTGGACATTTTGCAAAACGATGGCGGATTGATCTATGCGGGCGACCTGCTGGACATGAACGTCCGGGAATTGAACAACACCGCCGAAGGCTACATCGTCGGCGTCAACGGCTTGGACATCGCGGGCCGTGCTCCCGGCACCCGTGCCGAGCGGATCCACAATGACCAGGCCGCCATCGAAAGCACTGCCGGTTCCGTCCATCTGGCCGCCGACAGCGTGGAAAACATTTCGGGAGCGGGGACCACCACCACCGAAGACGGAGGTTGGATATATTGGAACCTGGGATTCCGGACTGATCTCCCTGGGTTCAACGAAGACGGCTCGAGAAATGTCTTCAGTGAACCCCATGCCCGGTTGCGTCAAAACAAAGGCGGGGTCAATAACCATCTTCAATATATTTTGGAAGAATACGGGCTCGCCTGGCACCGGCCGCACGACGGGCGGTCCTTGCAGGAATGGATACACACCACCAAGGAGGTCATTGTTGAAGAAGGCGTGACCGCCGAGATCCTGTCCGCCGGGGACATGACCATCGACGCAGGCAGCGTACTCAACGACCGGGGCCACATATCGGCTGGCGGTGATTTGACCATCAACGCGGAGACTCTGGACAATCATGGAGTTGAACTCAGCAACCACCTTGATTTTTATCGCAATTACCACCAGGTCCGCGCCGGGGGAAAATACAGCTACGGGCAGGTGCAGCAGCATTTCAAGCTCTCGCAGGTCGTCGACTCCGATCCGGCCGTTGTCGCCGCGGCCGGTACCCTGACCATCAACGTGCCGGGCCATGTGGACAACGAAAGTTTCAAAGAGGGCGAGCAGTATACGGGTAAATTCGCGGGCGATGCGGCGTATTCGGACCTGGAGGTGACCGGCCCCATGACGGACCCCAATACGGGAGAGCCCGTCAACACGGTCTCGGTCTCGCTCCCGACCGGAGTGGGGTCGCTGTATGTGGTCAACGAGGA encodes:
- a CDS encoding dienelactone hydrolase family protein, producing MKPAVMKILCGLFLLLALTGCVRGNVVASMASDTVWSRLDSAAPLPAVGWVRGQADVLHIYIEGDGVAYSTPTSPSLDPTPLTPTALLLARRDAASAVAYLGRPCQYVSGDACTKECWTTGRFSEAVLRTENGLVDAAKSSAGAQRVVLIGFSGGGAVAALLAERRADVAALVTVCGNLDHAVWTAMHGVTPLYGSLNPADHAARLASLPQVHFLGGADANVTRQVAEAFVSRLGPGAPVKVRVVPGLGHGGAAWAEAWPELLSEVRLDD
- a CDS encoding virulence RhuM family protein, producing MSDNAPAPQSQIDIFPAPDGNIRVEVRFLDETAWLSQKLMAELFQVSIPTINEHLKNLFADRELAEGAVVRNFRITASDGKEYLTKHYSLDAIIAVGYRVRSSVGVQFRRWATERLREYMVKGFTMDDERLKNPGGWDYFDELLERIRTIRASEKRFYQKVRDLFSQTSADYDGKSETAQTFFKTIQNKMLFAITGLTAAEIVTNRANATLPNMGLTSFKGDVVRKGDVVTSKNYLQQDELSRLDRLVTMFLDHAEDRAEKRQRITMQEWVEITDKFLEFNEWEVLSNAGTVSHKQAEKHAHGEYKAFDEARRQRELEEAEIEAERDFEELVKGVERKEFR
- a CDS encoding ShlB/FhaC/HecB family hemolysin secretion/activation protein — encoded protein: MALGKAGATGVSFLLLLFALLGTAAARSINDVGQVQERIIQREEERRRARQEQLERKTQQPPSGVELPQQPPSKPAGSAVCFDVQSINVTGVTLIPEGTIAGLVKGYEGRCLSLADINDLLKAITNEYVGRGYVTSRAYLPEQDLSSGTLELKVIEGRIEDIRLNDGKGGHSQLLGPFLGLVGTPLNLRDLEQGLDQFNRLPSNNATMKLKPGSKQGLSIVAITNDPQKRWRVSVGWDNSGQDSTGKNQYSLQFDTDNLFGVGDLLSLSYSATPMPWETSGKDKNSQSLSAYWALPLGYWTVSLSASKFNYTTKLHGMTDEFTNDGETTFQSLGIDRVIHRDADSKTSLGLGVEHREVDSWIENVRLVTSSYETTDLSLNIGHNRRLLGGSLTAGLEYHWGSDLLGSSKRLPGEGVPTPRYKMWEGNLSYYRPFNLVGQSLMWSSTLRAQYSHDTLYGADQMSIGSRYTVRGFSEDSLSGDSGGYIRNDLSWRLPIKSPSPDILSAFELFAGYDFGMILRDKKDPYERGRLQGVALGLRTLGRVSSSVTLTKGVASPAFLKKEDTEIYGSVTVTF